The sequence CAAAACGAAGTCCATGCGTGGTTACCTCATAAATTTGGCGAAGGAAGTACCCGAGCGCCGGGGCAAGCCGCAATCGCCCGCGGACCTGCTGTCCCATGATTGTATCCGCTATCGCTTCCACCGCTCCGGACGGCTGGCGCCCTGGGTGTTTCATGATGTGGGCGACCCCCACACGGTCGACGTCTCCGGCGGGCTCATCGTCAGCGACCACCCGACGCTCTATCAGATGATCGCCGACGGCCTAGGGCTCGGCTACGTGTTTCGCGATGGCCCGCCCGAAGCCTTGCGCCGCACAGGACTGGCCAGCGTTCTCACGGACCATCTCCTGCCCATTCCCGGTCTCTACCTCTATTATCCGCGCGAGTATCGTTCGATGCTGCCGCTTCGCCTGTTCATCGACCACATGCGCGGCGCCTTCAGGCGTGATGACCCGGATGCGTTGCCTGCCGAGATCCCGCGGCATCCTGCATCGCCCGTTCCGCAATCGTCGAAAGCTTGAGTTCGGCAAACTCCCGCAGCAGGGTCCGCTCCGCCTGTTCGAAGGCGCCCACCAGCGCCGCATTCGCTGCGCGCTCGACCGGGCAGGTCGGATGGTCCTCCGACACGCCGGCCGCCAGAACCTGCCCGTCATCGAGCGCCCGCTGCACATCCAGCACCGTCAACGCCTCAAGCGGCACCAGGAGCGCCCAGCCCCCTCCCCGACCGCCTTCGGAACCGACGACGCCCTTGCGCTTCAACGCCCCCATCGTCCGGCGGACGACAACCGGGTTGGTGTTCAGCATCTTGGCGATGGTCTCCGACGTCTCCCTTCCCCCGAGCAATGCCATGTGTATGAGCACATGGATCATCCGCGCCAACCGGCTATCTTGCTTCATTCCATTCCCCATAGCGTAACATCGTAAGTTACGCACTCTTGACGCCATCCGTTTCCGTAACTTATACAATTACGGTATAGAGTGTCGAGAAGGAACGAAGATGCAGGCCCGGACAATCCAGACCCGAACCATCCGCATGGGCTTTATCGAGCACGGAAACGGCCCGGCCGTCCTGCTCTGCCACGGCTTCCCGGAGACCTCGCATGCCTGGCGACACCAGGTAGCGGCACTTGCAGAGGCCGGCTTTCGCGCAATCGCGCCTGACTTGCGTGGCTACGGCCTCACGGAATGCCCGTCCTCGGTCGACGAATACAGCTTGTTTCACATCGTCGGCGATCTGATCGCTCTGCTGGACGCCCTTGATGTGCCGGTGGCCATCCTCGTCGGTAACGACTGGGGCGCGACCGTTGCCTGGCAGGCGGCACAGATGCGGCCGGACCGTTTCCACGGCGTCGTCGCCTTGAGCGTGCCGATGATGGGCCAGCCGCCCGTTCCGCCCACCCGGATCTTCCCGCAGACCGACGAGGCCGAGTTGTACACGCTCTATTTTCAGGAGCCCGGCGTCGCCGAGGCGGAACTGGAGCGTGACGTCGGCCAGACGCTGCGAAAGATCCTCTTTGCCGCTTCCGGCGACGCCGGCCCGCGACAGCCCGGAGACCAGACGCCCAATCCGTTCGGCATGGTATCGCGCCGGCATGGACTGCTTGGGGCCCTGCCCGACAGCATGCCGCGTTGGCTGACCGCTGCTGATCTCAACGCCTATATCAGCGCCTTTGCCACGACCGGTTTTCGCGGCGGGTTGAACTACTATCGAAACCTCGATCGCAATTGGCAGTTGCAGGCCGCCTTCGCCGGCGTGAAGGTCGGCATTCCCGCCCTGTTCATGACTGGCGAACGCGATACGGGCCTCGCCATCCCCGGGATGCGGGCTATCGTCGATGCGATGCCGCAACTCGTCCCACAGCTC comes from Ensifer sp. PDNC004 and encodes:
- a CDS encoding LysR substrate-binding domain-containing protein, which encodes MAKEVPERRGKPQSPADLLSHDCIRYRFHRSGRLAPWVFHDVGDPHTVDVSGGLIVSDHPTLYQMIADGLGLGYVFRDGPPEALRRTGLASVLTDHLLPIPGLYLYYPREYRSMLPLRLFIDHMRGAFRRDDPDALPAEIPRHPASPVPQSSKA
- a CDS encoding Rrf2 family transcriptional regulator, giving the protein MKQDSRLARMIHVLIHMALLGGRETSETIAKMLNTNPVVVRRTMGALKRKGVVGSEGGRGGGWALLVPLEALTVLDVQRALDDGQVLAAGVSEDHPTCPVERAANAALVGAFEQAERTLLREFAELKLSTIAERAMQDAAGSRQATHPGHHA
- a CDS encoding alpha/beta fold hydrolase produces the protein MQARTIQTRTIRMGFIEHGNGPAVLLCHGFPETSHAWRHQVAALAEAGFRAIAPDLRGYGLTECPSSVDEYSLFHIVGDLIALLDALDVPVAILVGNDWGATVAWQAAQMRPDRFHGVVALSVPMMGQPPVPPTRIFPQTDEAELYTLYFQEPGVAEAELERDVGQTLRKILFAASGDAGPRQPGDQTPNPFGMVSRRHGLLGALPDSMPRWLTAADLNAYISAFATTGFRGGLNYYRNLDRNWQLQAAFAGVKVGIPALFMTGERDTGLAIPGMRAIVDAMPQLVPQLKENIIVPGSGHWLPQERADIVSEALIRFARQI